A genomic window from Thiomonas arsenitoxydans includes:
- a CDS encoding potassium channel family protein, with protein MFAWLLGHVRRVFSDSVIPYAVLLGAGAVLLAGVGFYRIEPTIRTYGQGVWLAFTTAATVGYGDFVPTTAASRALAVLVVTGGYAVFSLVTAGVAAFFVGESEKKAQCDIQDELRLLREEVRNLRRDLAASRPRLCEKAPAASGDSKSL; from the coding sequence GTGTTCGCCTGGCTGCTGGGCCATGTCCGCCGTGTGTTCTCCGACAGCGTGATTCCCTACGCTGTGCTGCTGGGGGCCGGAGCGGTGCTGCTGGCGGGAGTGGGCTTCTACCGGATCGAGCCGACCATCCGCACCTACGGCCAGGGCGTGTGGCTGGCGTTCACCACCGCAGCCACCGTGGGATACGGCGACTTCGTCCCGACCACCGCGGCCTCGCGGGCGCTGGCCGTGCTGGTGGTGACCGGCGGCTACGCGGTGTTTTCGCTCGTCACTGCGGGCGTCGCCGCGTTCTTCGTGGGCGAGAGCGAGAAGAAGGCGCAGTGCGACATCCAGGACGAGTTGCGGTTGCTGCGCGAGGAGGTACGGAATCTCCGGCGCGACCTCGCCGCTTCCCGCCCCCGCCTGTGCGAGAAAGCCCCGGCCGCGTCGGGGGATTCGAAGAGCCTATGA
- a CDS encoding DUF5676 family membrane protein — translation MPTETWRPANRPRLPVVALGMSLGIFLAITFAACVGFDLLVPGQAMYQSWLKLLPGFTWLSWPSFLLGLGESFGYGWYVALIFGPLFNFFAARLTE, via the coding sequence ATGCCCACTGAAACCTGGCGTCCCGCCAATCGCCCGCGCCTGCCGGTGGTCGCCCTTGGCATGAGCCTGGGGATCTTCCTGGCCATCACCTTCGCCGCCTGCGTCGGCTTCGATCTGCTCGTTCCCGGGCAGGCCATGTACCAGAGCTGGCTGAAGCTGCTGCCCGGATTCACCTGGCTGAGCTGGCCGAGCTTCCTGCTCGGCCTGGGCGAGAGCTTCGGCTACGGCTGGTACGTGGCGCTGATCTTCGGCCCGCTGTTCAACTTCTTCGCTGCCCGGCTGACCGAATGA
- a CDS encoding TlpA disulfide reductase family protein, translating into MRIRLRSVVAAGVAAALVAVAYVALTDHPPAPDATFVLLSGRKLTTTQLRGKVYLVNFWATSCATCIKEMPQMIQTDQRFKGRDFAFVAVAMSYDPPDFVEQYARTRRLPFDVARDADGSAARAFFGVRMTPTTFLVDKRGRILKRILGEPDFPELHRLIRRELAAS; encoded by the coding sequence ATGCGCATTCGTCTGCGATCCGTCGTTGCGGCCGGCGTGGCCGCCGCATTGGTCGCCGTGGCCTATGTCGCGCTCACCGACCACCCGCCGGCGCCGGACGCGACCTTCGTCCTGCTGTCTGGCCGGAAGCTGACCACCACGCAGTTGCGCGGCAAGGTCTACCTGGTGAACTTCTGGGCGACCAGTTGCGCCACCTGCATCAAGGAAATGCCACAGATGATCCAGACCGACCAGCGCTTCAAGGGGCGGGATTTCGCCTTCGTCGCGGTAGCGATGAGCTACGACCCGCCGGACTTCGTCGAGCAGTACGCCCGCACGCGCCGCCTGCCCTTCGACGTCGCCCGCGACGCCGACGGCAGCGCGGCCCGCGCGTTCTTCGGGGTGCGGATGACGCCCACCACCTTCCTGGTCGACAAGCGCGGGCGCATCCTCAAGCGCATCCTCGGTGAACCGGACTTCCCGGAACTCCACCGCCTCATCCGCCGCGAGCTGGCCGCTTCGTGA
- a CDS encoding DUF3141 domain-containing protein, with protein MHAIPRKSPRRSATPTQVAAAPAPVPAPAVAATPAAPEPNPAPPAAAGFLPLDYARDVVERSILFWDTLRQRADDLIAHERAGKPPLLDFDYETLLDARRFERPANYALLRITRIGEDRCEECCTDASKPPVMIVDPRAGHGPGIGGFKRDSEVGMAMREGHPVYFVVFFPEPCPDQTLADVLHALRRFVEVVAERHPGTRPVLYGNCQAGWAIALLSADCQGLAGPAVLNGSPLSYWAGEPGVNPMRIAGGFVGGAWMTHLLADLGDSRFDGAWLVQNFETLKPEAVWEKYACLFVAVDTERDRFLEFERWWGSFYFLGREEILSIVENLFIGNRLEEGGVRICDGCFADLRRIRNPLVIFASHGDNITPPHQALGWIPAVYEDTADLKAAGQRIVYLIDPHVGHLGIFVSAKVARLEHRAILESLAEIESLEPGLYEMRIDNPSGDPDSRKPAYAVRFEPREVEDLKFPATPEAFERVRQVSEANERLYRDWAGPLVRALANPWSAAVLERLHPMRTSRMLLSGEFNPWMGAVRELARQVGQRRKPLPPEHPLMASESDAVRRTGAAIGAWREWRDGQDERMFALLYGAGQPAAAAKPATRKGASHGR; from the coding sequence ATGCACGCGATCCCACGCAAGTCTCCCCGTCGGTCCGCTACCCCGACGCAAGTCGCCGCTGCGCCCGCGCCGGTTCCCGCGCCTGCCGTCGCCGCAACGCCGGCGGCGCCGGAGCCGAACCCGGCACCGCCGGCAGCGGCCGGCTTCCTCCCGCTGGACTATGCGCGCGACGTCGTCGAGCGTTCGATCCTGTTCTGGGACACGCTGCGCCAGCGCGCCGACGACCTGATCGCCCACGAGCGCGCCGGCAAGCCGCCGCTGCTGGACTTCGACTACGAGACGCTGCTCGACGCGCGCCGCTTCGAGCGCCCGGCCAACTACGCACTGCTGCGCATCACCCGCATTGGCGAGGACCGCTGCGAGGAGTGCTGCACCGACGCGTCCAAGCCCCCGGTGATGATCGTCGACCCGCGCGCCGGCCACGGCCCGGGGATCGGCGGGTTCAAGCGCGACTCCGAGGTCGGCATGGCGATGCGCGAGGGCCATCCGGTGTACTTCGTCGTGTTCTTCCCCGAGCCCTGCCCGGACCAGACGCTGGCCGACGTGCTGCATGCGCTGCGGCGCTTCGTCGAGGTCGTGGCCGAGCGCCACCCCGGAACGCGACCCGTCCTCTACGGCAATTGCCAGGCGGGCTGGGCCATTGCCCTGCTGTCGGCGGACTGCCAGGGGCTGGCCGGGCCGGCGGTGCTCAATGGCTCGCCGCTGTCGTACTGGGCGGGCGAGCCCGGGGTCAACCCCATGCGCATCGCCGGCGGCTTCGTCGGCGGCGCCTGGATGACCCACTTGCTCGCCGACCTCGGCGACAGCCGCTTCGACGGCGCCTGGCTGGTGCAGAACTTCGAGACCCTAAAGCCGGAAGCGGTGTGGGAAAAATACGCCTGCCTGTTCGTCGCGGTCGACACCGAGCGCGACCGCTTCCTGGAGTTCGAGCGCTGGTGGGGCAGCTTCTACTTCCTCGGCCGCGAGGAGATCCTCTCCATCGTCGAGAACCTGTTCATCGGCAACCGGCTCGAGGAAGGCGGGGTGCGAATCTGCGACGGCTGCTTCGCCGACCTGCGGCGCATCCGCAATCCGCTGGTGATCTTCGCCTCGCACGGCGACAACATCACCCCGCCGCACCAGGCGCTGGGCTGGATCCCGGCGGTTTACGAGGACACCGCCGACCTGAAGGCCGCCGGCCAGCGTATCGTCTACCTGATCGACCCGCACGTCGGCCACCTGGGCATCTTCGTCTCGGCCAAGGTGGCGCGGCTGGAGCACCGCGCGATCCTCGAAAGCCTCGCCGAGATCGAATCGCTCGAGCCCGGCCTGTACGAGATGCGCATCGACAATCCCTCGGGCGATCCCGACTCGCGCAAACCGGCCTACGCCGTGCGCTTCGAACCGCGCGAGGTGGAGGACCTGAAGTTCCCCGCGACGCCCGAGGCGTTCGAGCGCGTGCGGCAGGTTTCCGAGGCCAACGAGCGTCTCTACCGCGACTGGGCCGGCCCGTTGGTGCGCGCTCTGGCCAACCCATGGAGCGCCGCGGTCCTGGAGAGACTGCACCCCATGCGCACCAGCCGCATGCTGCTGTCCGGGGAGTTCAACCCGTGGATGGGCGCGGTGCGCGAACTCGCCCGGCAGGTCGGGCAGCGGCGCAAACCCTTGCCGCCCGAGCACCCGCTGATGGCCAGCGAGAGCGACGCCGTGCGCCGGACGGGCGCGGCGATCGGTGCATGGCGCGAATGGCGCGATGGCCAGGACGAGCGGATGTTCGCCCTGCTGTACGGCGCCGGGCAGCCTGCCGCTGCCGCCAAACCCGCGACACGCAAAGGCGCGTCCCATGGTCGGTGA